Proteins encoded by one window of Crassostrea angulata isolate pt1a10 chromosome 9, ASM2561291v2, whole genome shotgun sequence:
- the LOC128164011 gene encoding integrin alpha-4-like: protein MTVSMFTGFFGSILLLVKLCCHVGLGYNIDTEFPQIFRGPSGSRFGVTAEIVKTVSNSWILVGATGDNFTDKPEIPEPGNVYACPVNFNVDAKCSILPNLRTAESTSTVKPSGVFEQRQQLLGATIHVPKNRDSPILICAPKWRNLRFFSPSNSQLESYQVVGNCFKLPNRNDLNQTTLNMFRMNMTMIRDYYRDPMFGFSLTDSPHPSFDVIFSTPNAGSASTGGTFAQAHNPTRTQPFIIENSELITTYVSGSYFAYSLATGQFGSSGYYYVAGAPGFSNLNGVVGSFSILEVNGVSEQQVKLIEGLQIGGGFGQTLVIADVNADGHDDILVGAPNTYLNDVNKNRVIYDVGAIHVFYGNGDPATLINQDPHTIMGTRKLGSRFGTAISSVGDLNKDGINDIAVGAPYEEGTGVVYIYNGNTPRMEDKYSQRILGKEIRAGVSGFGYYISKFGEDLDENKYNDFAVGAYKSDEVVLLRARPIVEVRVYSRIDPDPVPLTSTGTPCGSQGSQGSTNPCFTASLCFDFTGEGTNKTYIDVEIFADTERGRPRVSFEGAGQQDSFNVSLFEIYSYRVRCLNVTLRTLVVDRQFFELIEIPVVLMTTFRLSTESVPSTVRAILKRNVPTMLKSQVSFDTGCKSLTCFSNLQLVSLMDKNTFMIGQDKDLSLNTVVKNFGEPSFMTELKIIYPSIFSYSGVRTELFSEKITCNPVPTSGNTAVLSCRLDTPFYAHMVVNVTIYFYLTDAIITNPDILSSSGLTFSSSVSTNHDTDPNNNADTKTVQLAMLTDVSLKIASSAEQILATNNTVSFTTSYTLYNDGPCQIEAALIYFSFPVLYEEKVWIDEDNSMPTPSNIGDKCILKYHPEQVNVASGNSPASVTFTVSRKFVQRPIAQKPETSQTMFCDDLSSGYDCAIVECTMYNVKPTETDKRTFSLAFELETDLLPPLQKGKAFLTFVTQAAVYPTPSNKIPLYFINNVTGEVSVDILLSELFSQPAEEVEVWVIIVACLLSILLFIVVIVVLWKCGFFERKKRKELNAFKRKTQMSIRSARSGGAGSVKSRRSNTAGSFRVKKMGDDHVKLHDQKAEDNTDNSTMESATECK from the exons ATGACCGTATCGATGTTTACTGGTTTTTTTGGGTCGATCTTGCTGTTGGTGAAACTGTGTTGCCATGTTGGGCTGGGATATAACATCGATACCGAATTTCCTCAGATATTCCGAGGGCCGAGTGGTTCGAGATTCGGCGTTACTGCTGAGATAGTCAAAACTGTGTCTAATTCTTG GATTCTTGTAGGAGCCACAGGAGATAACTTTACCGATAAACCGGAAATACCAGAACCCGGAAACGTGTACGCATGCCCAGTCAACTTCAATGTTGATGCCAAATGCTCCATTTTACCGAATTTGCGAACAGCTG aatcgACGTCAACCGTGAAACCTAGCGGAGTGTTTGAGCAAAGACAGCAACTTCTAGGGGCGACAATTCATGTTCCGAAAAATCGTGATTCTCCTATACTG aTTTGCGCACCGAAATGGCGGAATTTGCGCTTCTTTTCCCCATCAAACTCCCAACTAGAATCGTACCAGGTTGTTGGCAATTGTTTCAAACTTCCCAATCGAAACGATCTGAATCAGACAACGCTCAATATGTTCCGAATGAACATGACAATGATAAGGGACTACTACAGGGATCCCATGTTCGGATTCTCTCTGACTGATTCCCCG CACCCATCCTTTGATGTTATATTCAGTACACCAAACGCGGGTTCAGCATCCACGG GTGGAACTTTTGCGCAGGCGCACAACCCAACACGTACTCAGCCATTCATCATCGAAAACTCCGAACTCATCACTACCTATGTATCAGGATCTTATTTTG CCTATAGTTTGGCGACCGGACAGTTCGGTAGTAGCGGGTACTACTACGTCGCTGGAGCACCGGGGTTCAGCAATCTAAATGGCGTCGTGGGGTCG TTTTCGATTCTAGAAGTTAATGGAGTCTCGGAACAACAGGTGAAATTAATTGAAGGACTTCAG ATAGGTGGCGGCTTCGGGCAGACACTAGTGATAGCGGACGTTAACGCTGATGGGCACGATGATATCCTGGTCGGGGCACCAAACACGTACCTTAATGACGTCAACAAAAACAGGGTTATTTACGATGTTGGGGCCATACATGTATTCTATGGAAACGGGGACCCTGCG ACATTGATTAACCAAGATCCACATACCATTATGGGTACACGAAAACTGGGGTCGCGGTTTGGAACGGCGATATCCAGTGTTGGGGACTTGAACAAAGACGGAATAAACG ATATAGCTGTGGGCGCTCCATACGAAGAGGGTACGGGTGTTGTTTACATATACAACGGGAACACACCTAGAATGGAGGATAAGTACTCTCAGAGAATCCTTGGAAAAGAAATACGAGCTGGAGTTTCTGGTTTCGGTTATTACATCTCAAAATTTGGAGAGGACcttgatgaaaacaaatacaatg acTTTGCTGTTGGCGCCTATAAGTCGGACGAAGTAGTCCTCCTGAGAGCCCGGCCCATTGTGGAGGTCCGGGTTTATTCCCGGATAGATCCGGATCCAGTCCCCCTTACCTCAACCGGAACACCCTGTGGGTCACAGGGGTCACAGGGGTCAACGAATCCGTGTTTTACCGCGAGCCTCTGTTTTGACTTCACAGGGGAAGGcacaaataaaacat ATATAGATGTAGAAATATTTGCCGATACCGAGAGAGGTCGACCTAGAGTGTCGTTTGAAGGAGCTGGTCAGCAAGACAGCTTTAATGTCTCTCTGTTTGAGATCTACAGCTACAGAGTCAGGTGTTTGAACGTCACACTACGGACCCTG GTTGTGGATCGCCAATTCTTTGAGCTGATTGAGATACCAGTGGTTTTGATGACGACTTTCCGTCTGAGTACAGAATCTGTACCGTCTACAGTAAGGGCCATATTAAAGAGAAACGTGCCGACCATGCTTAAAAGCCAG GTCTCTTTTGACACTGGGTGCAAATCTTTGACTTGTTTTTCAAACCTTCAGCTCGTCTCGCTAATGGATAAGAATACTTTCATGATTGGTCAAGACAAAGATCTCAGTTTAAACACTGTAGTGAAAAACTTTGGCGAACCTTCCTTTATGAccgaattaaaaataatatacccTTCTATATTTTCATACTCGGGTGTTAGGACAGAACTGTTTTCAGAGAAAATAACGTGCAACCCTGTACCGACTTCCGGGAACACTGCCGTCTTATCATGCCGCCTGGACACTCCATTTTACGCCCACATGGTTGTCAATGTTACAATATACTTTTATCTAACGGACGCTATCATCACTAATCCGGATATTTTGTCCTCCTCTGGTTTGACTTTTAGCAGCAGTGTATCTACCAATCACGACACAGATCCAAACAATAATGCCGACACCAAGACTGTTCAGCTTGCAATGTTAACAGatgtttcattaaaaat AGCCTCCTCTGCGGAACAAATTCTAGCAACAAACAACACTGTATCCTTCACTACAAGCTACACGCTATATAACGATGGTCCATGTCAAATCGAGGCAGCATTGATCTATTTCTCTTTTCCGGTTCTATACGAAGAGAAAGTGTGGATAGACGAGGACAACTCAATG CCTACGCCATCAAATATAGGTGACAAATGCATCTTGAAATATCACCCTGAACAAGTCAACGTAGCTTCCGGAAATTCCCCAGCTTCTGTCACGTTCACTGTCAGCCGGAAGTTCGTACAGCGGCCAATTGCGCAGAAACCGGAAACATCACAAACAATG TTTTGTGATGACCTGAGTAGTGGTTATGACTGTGCAATAGTTGAGTGCACTATGTATAACGTTAAACCTACAGAAACTGATAAGAGAACTTTTTCATTGGCATTCGAACTGGAAACAGACCTGCTTCCACCCTTACAAAAG GGGAAAGCCTTTTTGACGTTTGTGACTCAAGCAGCAGTCTATCCAACGCCCAGTAACAAAATCCcactatattttataaataacgtCACAGGCGAG GTGTCTGTGGATATCTTGTTATCTGAGCTGTTTAGTCAGCCAGCTGAGGAGGTGGAGGTCTGGGTCATCATTGTCGCCTGTCTCCTCAGTATATTACTATTTATCGTGGTCATCGTTGTGCTGTGGAAG TGTGgattttttgaaagaaagaaaagaaaagaa
- the LOC128163376 gene encoding uncharacterized protein LOC128163376 translates to MLCLLLLLLSVFGSSHQQCCFPSQWEGIEAGVMDTVQPAAKVPISTKFQYIVSVDYTKHLLALSGTVVTAGKTSQIRIIRDFTSKVQYTLDMDANSCTKSLLTEREVSCLGTNGDNSTLIVNTYLGAGTQKIPISVYHSTLNGYPTTMSVSEGCIPVGASFHGTDEAGNNVIGSLGFSSITPGISNNAVFSIPAMCIAAPMANTVVG, encoded by the exons ATGCTCTGTCTCTTGCTCCTGTTGTTGTCTGTGTTTGGTTCCTCTCATCAGCAATGCTGCTTTCCGTCCCAGTGGGAGGGGATTGAGGCGGGTGTCATGGACACTGTTCAACCAGCAGCAAAAGTTCCCATCAGCACCAAG TTTCAATACATCGTCTCTGTGGACTACACCAAGCACCTGCTAGCACTGTCCGGGACTGTTGTCACCGCCGGAAAGACGTCACAAATCAGAATCATCAGGGATTTCACCTCG AAAGTACAATACACCTTGGACATGGACGCAAACAGCTGTACCAAGTCTTTACTTACAGAGCGGGAAGTTTCCTGTTTAG GAACAAACGGAGATAACTCCACCCTGATCGTCAACACGTACCTCGGAGCAGGAACTCAGAAAATACCCATCTCTGTGTACCATAGTACACTGAACGGGTACCCCACTACAATGTCTGTGTCTGAGGGATGTATCCCCGTTGGAGCCTCTTTCCACGGCACTGATGAAGCCGGAA ATAACGTTATTGGCTCTCTCGGGTTCAGTAGCATCACCCCCGGAATCTCAAACAACGCTGTCTTTTCTATCCCTGCCATGTGTATTGCGGCCCCAATGGCG AATACCGTTGTTGGGTGA